The Budorcas taxicolor isolate Tak-1 chromosome 5, Takin1.1, whole genome shotgun sequence genome includes a window with the following:
- the AQP2 gene encoding aquaporin-2 produces the protein MWELRSIAFSRAVLAEFLATLLFVFFGLGSALNWPQALPSVLQIAMAFGLAIGTLVQALGHVSGAHINPAVTVACLVGCHVSFLRAVFYVAAQLLGAVAGAALLHEITPPAIRGDLAVNALNNNSTAGQAVTVELFLTLQLVLCIFASTDERRGDNVGTPALSIGFSVALGHLLGIHYTGCSMNPARSLAPAIVTGKFDDHWVFWIGPLVGAIVASLLYNYVLFPPAKSLSERLAVLKGLEPDTDWEEREVRRRQSVELHSPQSLPRGSKA, from the exons atgtgggaactcCGGTCCatagccttctccagggcagtGCTCGCAGAGTTCCTGGCCACACTCCTCTTTGTCTTCTTTGGCCTCGGCTCAGCCCTCAACTGGCCACAGGCCTTGCCCTCTGTGCTGCAGATCGCCATGGCCTTCGGACTGGCTATCGGCACCCTGGTGCAGGCTCTGGGCCACGTCAGCGGGGCCCACATCAACCCCGCCGTGACTGTGgcctgcctggtgggctgccacgtCTCCTTTCTCCGAGCTGTCTTCTACGTGGCCGCCCAGCTGCTGGGGGCTGTGGCCGGGGCCGCCCTGCTCCATGAGATCACACCACCAGCTATCCGAGGGGACCTGGCTGTCAATGCT CTCAACAACAACTCGACAGCTGGCCAGGCCGTTACTGTGGAGCTTTTCCTGACACTGCAGCTTGTGCTCTGCATCTTTGCCTCCACTGATGAGCGCCGTGGAGACAACGTGGGCACCCCTGCCCTCTCCATCGGGTTCTCTGTGGCTCTGGGCCACCTCCTTGGG ATCCACTACACCGGCTGCTCCATGAACCCGGCCCGCTCCCTGGCTCCAGCTATCGTCACCGGCAAGTTCGATGACCACTGG GTCTTCTGGATCGGACCCTTGGTGGGCGCCATCGTGGCCTCGCTCCTCTACAACTACGTGCTGTTCCCGCCCGCCAAGAGCCTGTCGGAGCGCCTAGCGGTGCTGAAGGGGCTGGAGCCAGACACCGACTGGGAGGAGCGCGAAGTGCGGCGGCGGCAGTCAGTGGAGCTGCACTCCCCGCAGAGCCTCCCGCGCGGCAGCAAGGCCTGA